In Chlorogloeopsis sp. ULAP01, one DNA window encodes the following:
- a CDS encoding ElyC/SanA/YdcF family protein — MLLKWFLLHWRFLFWLLPLSAIITTLGLNFYVKTVTSNHRYTNPTEVPTQRVAIVLGAGVYPDGTPSPMLSDRITAAVELYKLGRVQKLLMTGDNSSDDYDEVTVMQRYAVERGVPIEDITLDHAGFSTYESCYRAKEIFGIEQAVLVTQKFHLPRAVYTCRQLGVDAIALGTPDWESYRPQTIMYYNLREMISTLKALWEVHITRPLPTFLGPFEGIK, encoded by the coding sequence ATGCTACTTAAATGGTTTTTGCTACACTGGCGATTTCTATTTTGGTTATTACCATTAAGCGCAATCATAACTACCCTGGGGCTGAATTTTTATGTCAAGACAGTTACTAGTAATCATCGCTATACAAATCCCACAGAAGTTCCAACCCAGCGTGTCGCTATTGTCTTAGGTGCAGGAGTTTACCCAGATGGTACGCCATCACCAATGTTAAGCGATCGCATTACAGCTGCTGTTGAACTTTACAAATTGGGGCGAGTGCAAAAACTGTTGATGACTGGTGACAATAGCAGCGATGACTATGATGAAGTGACGGTGATGCAGCGTTATGCTGTAGAACGAGGTGTACCGATTGAAGATATTACCCTTGATCATGCTGGCTTTAGCACCTACGAAAGTTGTTATCGCGCCAAAGAAATTTTTGGTATTGAACAAGCAGTTTTAGTGACTCAGAAGTTTCATTTACCTCGTGCAGTTTACACTTGCCGTCAGTTGGGTGTAGATGCGATCGCTCTCGGAACACCAGACTGGGAAAGTTACCGTCCTCAAACAATCATGTACTATAATCTGCGTGAGATGATATCTACTCTAAAAGCATTGTGGGAAGTTCACATTACTCGTCCCCTACCAACTTTTCTCGGCCCTTTTGAAGGCATAAAGTAA
- a CDS encoding precorrin-8X methylmutase — protein MKVNCLTIKELTEVVGGGITPRMVRHYHQLGLLPQPMRSPGNYRLYTLQDVNRLQRIVALKQQGFQLNHIRHILAIEPESVQTRLIESLQQQYRAVMQQISQLRQTASALEGLLGRDRNCQLMQAEVLAQIKLLEVETKVGAEQLEKLWSGLDAQVHAHPEDFYESLQYLLPDLGDRSAIEQDLIAKLVLASGDVSLASFVRLHPQAIATSREAFKSGCQVIADTSTIAAALDQTRLIHLGCRVETLIGNPHITTAKEAELAFWQEQKWREKLQQLEKGCVLVVGYAPSVLLAICEAIARQQIQPALVIGMPIGFSHAPAAKRQLMQTNVAWIAIEGTLGGGLLAATALNALVESVIDKPDCHCYLQHKTVPMKKNYHQA, from the coding sequence ATGAAAGTTAATTGCTTAACGATCAAAGAACTTACCGAGGTGGTGGGAGGTGGAATAACACCCCGGATGGTACGTCATTACCATCAATTAGGATTATTACCTCAACCTATGCGATCGCCTGGTAACTATCGCCTTTATACTCTACAGGATGTAAACCGATTGCAAAGGATTGTTGCGCTTAAGCAGCAAGGCTTTCAGCTAAATCATATTCGCCATATTCTTGCTATTGAACCGGAATCTGTACAGACGCGATTAATCGAGTCTCTACAACAGCAATATCGAGCAGTTATGCAACAAATTTCTCAACTGCGACAAACAGCCTCCGCATTAGAGGGTTTACTGGGGCGCGATCGCAATTGCCAACTCATGCAAGCTGAAGTACTTGCACAAATTAAGTTACTGGAAGTAGAAACCAAGGTAGGAGCAGAGCAACTAGAAAAACTCTGGAGTGGCTTAGATGCACAAGTTCATGCTCACCCTGAAGATTTTTATGAATCACTACAATATTTACTACCAGATCTGGGCGATCGCTCTGCAATTGAACAAGACTTAATAGCAAAGCTAGTGTTGGCTAGTGGAGATGTTAGTTTAGCGTCTTTTGTGAGGTTGCATCCTCAGGCGATCGCTACCAGCCGTGAAGCCTTCAAGTCGGGATGTCAAGTCATTGCAGACACTTCCACAATTGCGGCTGCTTTGGATCAAACACGATTAATTCATCTGGGATGTCGTGTCGAAACTTTGATTGGTAATCCACATATCACCACTGCAAAAGAGGCAGAGCTTGCTTTTTGGCAAGAGCAAAAATGGCGAGAAAAATTACAGCAACTCGAAAAAGGTTGCGTGCTGGTAGTGGGCTATGCACCTTCGGTTTTACTGGCAATTTGCGAAGCGATCGCCCGTCAGCAAATTCAACCTGCATTAGTGATTGGGATGCCCATTGGCTTTAGCCATGCTCCCGCAGCTAAACGACAGCTAATGCAAACAAATGTTGCTTGGATCGCAATTGAAGGAACCTTGGGAGGAGGATTGTTAGCAGCTACAGCCTTGAATGCTTTGGTTGAGTCAGTGATTGATAAGCCTGATTGTCATTGTTATCTGCAACACAAGACAGTACCTATGAAAAAAAATTATCACCAAGCATGA
- a CDS encoding response regulator, which yields MTFCFDVDYPNAEIKAYPTLDRLRIMVIDDNVDHCDVTSCCLEIFGFEVVTRTSAQEALDIMEEFEPHLLIIDIAMPNIDGYALIRIIRSLPLPICSIPAIALTGLRNTVQEREKAIRSGFQAYLVKPIQPKDLAIEVLKLVGQPLVLARTN from the coding sequence ATGACCTTTTGCTTTGACGTTGATTATCCTAATGCAGAAATAAAAGCTTATCCAACTTTAGATAGGTTACGAATAATGGTTATAGATGATAATGTAGACCATTGTGATGTAACTTCCTGCTGTTTGGAAATATTTGGTTTTGAGGTGGTGACACGCACCTCAGCGCAAGAAGCGCTTGACATAATGGAGGAATTTGAACCGCATCTTCTAATTATCGATATTGCGATGCCTAACATCGATGGCTATGCACTTATTCGCATCATTAGAAGCCTACCTCTACCAATATGTTCAATTCCAGCTATTGCTTTGACAGGATTGAGAAACACAGTTCAAGAACGTGAAAAAGCGATCAGAAGTGGATTTCAAGCATATTTAGTTAAGCCAATACAACCTAAAGATTTAGCAATCGAAGTGCTAAAACTTGTTGGACAACCATTAGTTTTAGCTAGAACTAATTAG
- a CDS encoding EAL domain-containing protein, whose product MPENEQEKIWHLLVVQDLQGQRTIPLKEATYSLGRDSRNAIVLRSRSVSRQHAILLRVTLPETDQYAFRIVDGSFKGKQSTNGLFINGTKCFSHDLQHGDLIEFGNTQVKARYYAISNLSEQEFSESYVVEHLSDLLSEPGNSINPFETLIVKDDSLERASEVALARLASFPELIPNPIIEMDLEGTITYLNPAATLKFPDLKKSGKYHPFIAELVTTVKNQKENSFIREVKVDQAVFEQSVHYLPESDLIRTFVIREITEQKQAEAELRQRDRLLQAVAEAANYLLVEMNYEIAIEKALAVLGEAAQADRVYLFENKPHPVTQEMVMNLRYEWIGFSAESCRHNWQNQPYNNSGLSHWYEAFSKGESIGGLTRELSAAEQKLLGRDGIQSLLLVPLRLEEKFWGFLGLVDCSQERFWSKHEESTLLTLAANVSAARQRQQVEEMIRYQALHDLLTGLPNRLLFNEQLSKTLPNVARRKESLAVMFLDLDRFKTINDSLGHTLGDLLLQSVAQRLNDSLRAGDTVARWGGDEFIILLPQVTSLEEVTQVAKRILQALEKPFQIDGHELYISASLGIALLNEHSPDAETLIQHADMALYHAKDKGRNNYQFYTTSISTKTPEVLTIEKSLRYALEREEFVVYYQPQINIHTGKITGMEALLRWQHPEMGLVAPNIFIPLAEESGLIVPIGEWVLRTACLQNKAWQNAGLPPLTVAVNLSLKQFREPKLVQTVAQILEQTKLEPRFLELEITETVAIEDLNFTKKVLQELEQMGVHLSIDDFGTGYSSLSRLQLLPLHNLKIDRSFIRELTTDVKVAHIVKAIVTLGRNLGLRLTAEGVEKEEELEFLKSINCEDVQGFLFYRPLSAQKATEILENTMICSHEEN is encoded by the coding sequence ATGCCAGAAAATGAACAGGAAAAAATATGGCACTTGTTGGTGGTGCAAGACTTGCAAGGGCAGCGAACTATCCCTTTGAAAGAGGCTACATATTCTCTTGGGCGTGACTCTAGGAACGCAATTGTTTTACGTTCGCGATCAGTGTCAAGACAACACGCGATTTTATTGCGGGTAACTCTTCCAGAAACAGATCAATATGCTTTTCGGATTGTTGATGGTAGTTTTAAGGGTAAGCAGAGTACCAATGGCTTATTTATAAATGGTACGAAATGCTTCTCTCACGATCTTCAGCATGGGGATTTAATAGAGTTTGGCAATACTCAGGTAAAGGCTAGGTACTATGCCATCTCCAATCTCTCAGAACAGGAATTTTCAGAATCTTATGTAGTTGAACACTTATCTGACTTACTTTCAGAACCAGGCAATTCCATCAATCCTTTTGAGACGCTAATAGTCAAAGATGATAGTCTTGAAAGAGCTAGTGAAGTCGCTTTAGCTCGTTTAGCTTCATTTCCTGAACTTATCCCCAATCCAATCATTGAGATGGATTTAGAAGGAACGATTACTTATCTCAATCCAGCCGCGACTCTTAAATTTCCCGATCTGAAAAAATCTGGAAAGTATCATCCTTTTATAGCAGAGCTAGTCACTACAGTTAAAAACCAAAAAGAGAATTCTTTTATTCGGGAAGTAAAAGTTGATCAAGCCGTTTTTGAACAATCTGTACACTATCTTCCTGAAAGCGATTTAATTAGAACTTTTGTCATTCGGGAAATTACTGAGCAAAAGCAAGCTGAAGCTGAACTGCGTCAACGCGATCGCTTGCTACAAGCAGTTGCAGAAGCTGCTAATTATTTGTTAGTGGAAATGAACTACGAAATAGCAATTGAAAAAGCTTTGGCAGTACTGGGCGAAGCTGCCCAAGCAGATCGTGTCTATTTATTTGAGAACAAACCTCACCCAGTTACGCAAGAAATGGTAATGAACTTGCGATATGAATGGATAGGCTTTTCAGCAGAGTCTTGCCGTCATAACTGGCAAAATCAACCTTATAACAATTCTGGACTTAGCCATTGGTACGAAGCTTTCTCTAAGGGAGAATCTATTGGTGGGTTGACTCGCGAATTAAGTGCTGCCGAACAAAAACTTCTTGGGCGCGACGGTATTCAATCTCTGCTATTAGTGCCTTTGCGGTTAGAGGAAAAGTTCTGGGGATTTCTGGGCTTGGTAGACTGTTCTCAAGAGCGTTTTTGGTCAAAGCATGAAGAATCAACTCTGTTGACGCTCGCTGCTAATGTTAGCGCCGCTCGACAAAGGCAACAGGTAGAAGAAATGATTCGCTACCAAGCTCTTCACGATCTGCTGACTGGATTACCCAATCGCCTGCTATTTAACGAACAACTATCTAAAACCTTGCCTAATGTAGCTAGGAGGAAAGAAAGTTTAGCTGTGATGTTCCTTGATCTAGATCGATTCAAAACTATTAATGATTCTCTCGGACACACGCTTGGAGATTTATTATTGCAAAGTGTTGCTCAAAGATTGAATGATTCCCTCAGAGCTGGAGATACTGTTGCTCGTTGGGGAGGCGACGAATTTATTATCTTACTACCCCAAGTTACTAGCCTTGAAGAAGTAACCCAAGTTGCTAAAAGAATTTTACAAGCCTTAGAAAAACCTTTTCAGATTGATGGACACGAACTTTATATCAGTGCTAGTCTGGGCATTGCTTTATTAAATGAGCATAGCCCCGATGCTGAAACTCTCATCCAACATGCAGATATGGCTTTATATCATGCTAAGGATAAGGGAAGAAATAACTATCAGTTTTACACCACTTCGATCAGCACTAAAACTCCTGAAGTGCTAACTATAGAGAAAAGCTTGCGTTATGCCTTAGAAAGAGAAGAATTTGTTGTCTATTACCAACCCCAAATTAATATTCATACAGGCAAAATTACTGGCATGGAAGCGCTACTACGCTGGCAGCATCCAGAAATGGGATTGGTAGCTCCTAATATTTTCATTCCTCTTGCCGAGGAAAGTGGATTGATTGTTCCGATTGGAGAATGGGTTTTGCGAACAGCGTGTTTGCAGAATAAAGCTTGGCAAAATGCAGGATTGCCTCCCTTGACTGTAGCTGTGAATTTGTCTCTCAAACAGTTTCGTGAACCCAAACTAGTGCAAACTGTAGCCCAGATTCTAGAACAGACAAAACTAGAGCCACGATTTTTAGAATTAGAAATCACCGAAACAGTAGCCATTGAAGACTTAAACTTTACTAAAAAAGTATTACAAGAACTAGAGCAGATGGGTGTTCATCTTTCCATTGATGATTTTGGTACTGGTTATTCTTCTCTTTCACGCTTGCAGTTGTTACCATTGCACAATCTCAAAATAGATCGATCATTCATCCGTGAATTGACAACTGATGTGAAGGTTGCTCACATTGTCAAGGCTATAGTCACATTAGGACGCAATCTCGGACTAAGACTCACTGCTGAAGGGGTTGAGAAGGAGGAAGAATTAGAGTTTCTAAAATCTATTAACTGTGAAGATGTGCAGGGTTTTCTGTTCTACCGTCCGCTTTCTGCACAAAAAGCAACAGAAATCCTAGAAAATACAATGATATGTTCACACGAAGAAAACTAA
- the rd gene encoding rubredoxin, translating into MQKYVCSVCGYEYDSEVGDPDSGIEPGTAFEELPEDWICPVCGAEKNQFEPEE; encoded by the coding sequence ATGCAAAAATATGTATGCAGTGTCTGCGGATATGAATATGATTCAGAAGTCGGCGATCCTGATAGTGGCATAGAACCAGGCACAGCTTTTGAAGAATTACCAGAAGATTGGATATGTCCGGTTTGTGGGGCAGAAAAAAATCAATTTGAACCAGAAGAATAA
- a CDS encoding NAD(P)/FAD-dependent oxidoreductase: MEPLRVVVIGGGAAGFFSAIAAAKSNPRACVILLEASNQPLAKVRVSGGGRCNVTHACFDPKVLIQNYPRGGKALLGAFTRFQPQDTVAWFAKGGVQLKTEADGRMFPITDSSETIVNCLMDAAKAARVELRTGTVVVGVKRRGGEISNLLTPPLSNFEVILKSGEKLLCDRLLLATGSNLLGYKIAQQLGHIIEKPVPSLFTFNIRDEKLRELAGVSINCAKLRLIIPEYSPLEQTGPLLITHWGLSGPAVLKLSAWGARALHSSNYQATLLINWLPQLQQEQVRQQLLAAKNDSPKRLILSHRGVDLPHRLWQYIISRVGISAENRWAELSNKKLNQLIHELSQGQYLINGKGVFKEEFVTCGGINLKQVNFKTMESKLVPGLYFAGEILDIDGITGGFNFQSAWTTAYLAGLAMVNLESTKLLTTNNQ, encoded by the coding sequence GTGGAACCACTACGGGTAGTAGTCATAGGTGGTGGTGCAGCTGGTTTTTTTAGCGCGATCGCTGCTGCCAAAAGTAATCCTCGTGCTTGCGTGATTTTACTCGAAGCTAGCAACCAGCCACTGGCGAAAGTACGCGTTTCTGGTGGAGGGCGCTGCAATGTCACTCATGCTTGCTTCGATCCCAAGGTATTAATACAAAATTATCCCAGAGGTGGAAAAGCTTTACTAGGTGCTTTTACGCGTTTCCAACCCCAAGACACAGTCGCATGGTTTGCCAAAGGTGGCGTACAGCTAAAAACTGAGGCTGATGGCAGGATGTTTCCGATTACAGATTCCTCAGAAACAATCGTCAATTGTCTGATGGATGCAGCCAAAGCCGCGAGAGTAGAACTGCGTACAGGCACGGTTGTGGTAGGGGTAAAAAGAAGAGGGGGGGAAATTAGTAACTTACTTACTCCTCCACTCTCTAATTTCGAGGTGATCCTGAAGTCGGGAGAGAAATTGCTATGCGATCGCCTGCTGTTAGCTACGGGCAGCAATCTTTTAGGTTATAAAATAGCCCAGCAACTGGGACACATTATTGAAAAACCCGTTCCCTCTTTATTTACCTTCAACATTCGTGATGAAAAGTTAAGAGAGTTAGCTGGCGTAAGTATTAACTGTGCCAAGTTACGCTTAATAATACCAGAATACTCCCCACTAGAACAAACTGGGCCATTATTAATTACACATTGGGGTTTGAGTGGCCCAGCTGTACTCAAGCTTTCTGCTTGGGGTGCCAGAGCATTGCATTCAAGCAACTATCAAGCCACTTTACTCATTAATTGGCTACCCCAGTTGCAACAAGAGCAAGTACGCCAACAATTATTAGCAGCTAAGAATGATTCGCCCAAGCGCCTGATATTATCCCATCGTGGTGTTGACTTACCCCACCGCCTTTGGCAATACATAATTTCTCGTGTCGGTATTTCTGCTGAAAACCGTTGGGCAGAATTATCTAATAAAAAGTTAAATCAATTAATTCACGAACTCTCTCAAGGACAATATTTAATTAATGGTAAAGGCGTATTCAAAGAAGAATTTGTTACTTGTGGTGGTATAAATCTTAAGCAAGTCAATTTTAAGACTATGGAAAGTAAGTTAGTACCAGGTCTTTATTTTGCCGGAGAAATTTTGGATATAGATGGTATCACTGGCGGCTTTAATTTCCAAAGCGCTTGGACAACTGCTTATTTAGCAGGGTTAGCAATGGTAAATCTAGAAAGTACAAAGCTGCTAACAACTAATAATCAATAG